The following proteins are co-located in the Trichormus variabilis 0441 genome:
- a CDS encoding HNH endonuclease, whose translation MAITIPVLEQSVVVFSQNYLPLCRVNIKRAIVLLLTNKAEPLVGYTENGWRVHSPSLIIDVPKHIRLKITSIERTWKVPPVNRREILRRDHHSCQYCGSRKRLTLDHVIPRSRGGSHTWDNVVTACERCNSRKGDRTPAEVGMQLRTKPKPPVHPAVAFAVSDTWRDNATQFWIDMQANLE comes from the coding sequence GTGGCTATCACAATACCAGTTTTAGAGCAATCTGTGGTGGTATTTTCGCAAAATTACTTGCCACTGTGTCGGGTGAATATCAAACGGGCGATCGTCCTGTTACTAACAAACAAAGCTGAACCATTAGTTGGTTATACAGAAAATGGGTGGCGAGTTCATTCACCCAGTTTGATAATTGATGTACCAAAACATATCCGCTTAAAAATCACCTCTATTGAGAGGACATGGAAAGTTCCGCCTGTGAATCGACGAGAAATTTTGCGGCGAGATCACCACAGTTGTCAATATTGCGGTAGCAGGAAGCGTCTTACCTTAGATCATGTGATTCCCAGGTCTAGAGGTGGTTCTCATACTTGGGATAACGTGGTTACGGCTTGTGAAAGATGTAACTCGCGTAAGGGAGACCGAACACCGGCGGAAGTTGGTATGCAGTTGCGTACTAAACCAAAACCACCAGTCCACCCGGCGGTAGCTTTTGCAGTCAGCGATACTTGGCGTGATAACGCCACACAGTTTTGGATAGATATGCAGGCAAACCTGGAGTAA
- a CDS encoding alr0857 family protein, producing the protein MLKLTYTENSFYLECLTLSLEEWVAQRVIFTLRLGKNLSIQPSTASFLLPLDLPGIEALKAEARRADSEIIDLVTCDPEYLEVTLRGSWLSDGSEDADGVFVTHMSDRTEFFLHKLWKAAQACASVMSE; encoded by the coding sequence ATGCTGAAATTAACTTACACTGAGAACAGTTTTTACTTGGAATGTCTCACATTGTCTTTGGAGGAATGGGTAGCGCAACGAGTAATTTTTACACTACGGCTAGGTAAAAACTTGTCCATCCAACCCAGCACCGCTTCCTTTTTGTTACCTTTAGATTTACCAGGAATTGAAGCGCTGAAGGCAGAAGCCAGACGGGCTGACAGTGAAATCATTGACTTGGTGACTTGTGATCCTGAGTATTTGGAAGTAACTTTGCGCGGTTCTTGGTTATCAGATGGTTCTGAAGATGCTGATGGCGTATTTGTGACTCACATGAGCGATCGCACCGAATTTTTTCTACATAAACTCTGGAAAGCAGCTCAAGCCTGCGCTTCTGTAATGAGTGAATAA
- a CDS encoding DUF4870 domain-containing protein, producing the protein MESFEQRKLLSALSHGAIFFSSTIVSIGIPIAILLLNEDPVVKENAKESLNFHINLYIYGIIFGLLIFIGIGILLLMGLWAVSIIMPIIAIIKVVNTPNVPYRYPFMFRLV; encoded by the coding sequence ATGGAAAGCTTCGAGCAACGCAAATTGTTATCTGCTCTAAGTCACGGAGCAATATTTTTTAGTTCTACGATAGTCTCTATTGGCATACCCATTGCAATTTTATTGCTCAATGAAGACCCTGTGGTGAAAGAAAATGCCAAAGAATCGCTGAATTTCCACATAAACCTTTACATATACGGCATTATATTTGGATTACTAATTTTTATCGGCATTGGCATTCTCTTGCTTATGGGTTTATGGGCAGTCAGTATCATCATGCCCATCATTGCCATTATTAAGGTTGTCAATACGCCAAATGTACCGTATCGCTATCCATTTATGTTTCGCTTAGTGTAA
- the lnt gene encoding apolipoprotein N-acyltransferase, whose amino-acid sequence MRKKLNKQQGEKLISLLPPLITLTSGIFMGLTVAPFAAWFLAWIALAPLWILLVSSKSKNHPPSSLLLLGLTWGIGYHGVALFWITGIHPMDWLGVPWWPSLAITIFCWLFISFYGGLFAAIWAACLTRFSEQKSWLRILIGTAIWCVLESLWSAGPLWWSSLAYTQSPHNLVILHLGQISGPNLVTAAIVSVNGLIAEAWLSRKQGLLGRYLAIAAGLLITLHLIGFCLYSAPIAQSPDAALKVGIVQGNIPNKIKLLPQGLRRAITGYTDGYLTLVNQGVEAVLTPEGALPFFQRNLPTTPLVAAVREKGVVAWIGAFGDRGRSYTNSLFTVNSQGEITSRYDKSKLVPLGEYIPFEGFIGGLVQRLSPLDEHQVHGSPNQIFDTPFGRAIVGICYESAFPEVFRSQAATGGQFILSSSNDAHYSAAMPFQHHAQDIMRAIETDRWSARATNTGYSAFVDPHGRTLWISGYNTYETHAETIYRRQTQTLYVRWGDWFTPLLVGLSFLGWGLNIFWRNDANTKYKPI is encoded by the coding sequence ATGAGGAAGAAGCTGAATAAACAGCAGGGAGAGAAACTTATTTCCCTTCTCCCTCCCCTAATTACCCTAACTAGTGGCATCTTCATGGGGCTAACTGTAGCCCCTTTCGCTGCATGGTTCCTAGCTTGGATTGCCCTAGCCCCTCTATGGATATTACTAGTTTCTAGCAAAAGCAAAAATCACCCCCCCTCATCTCTTCTCCTTCTGGGACTGACCTGGGGTATCGGCTATCATGGTGTAGCCCTCTTTTGGATCACCGGCATTCATCCTATGGATTGGTTGGGTGTTCCCTGGTGGCCGAGTTTGGCAATCACCATATTTTGCTGGTTATTTATTAGCTTCTATGGTGGTTTGTTTGCTGCTATTTGGGCGGCTTGTTTAACTCGTTTTTCTGAGCAGAAATCCTGGTTACGTATCCTTATAGGTACAGCTATTTGGTGTGTTTTAGAAAGCCTTTGGAGTGCCGGGCCTTTGTGGTGGAGTTCCCTAGCTTATACCCAATCACCCCATAACTTGGTAATTCTGCACTTGGGACAGATATCTGGGCCGAATCTTGTCACAGCAGCAATTGTCAGCGTCAACGGTTTAATTGCTGAGGCGTGGCTAAGTCGCAAACAGGGATTGTTAGGTAGATATTTAGCAATAGCCGCCGGATTATTAATTACCCTACATCTAATTGGTTTCTGCTTATATAGCGCCCCTATTGCCCAATCACCAGACGCAGCATTAAAAGTAGGAATTGTTCAGGGAAATATTCCCAACAAAATTAAGCTGCTTCCCCAAGGACTGCGCCGTGCTATTACAGGCTACACAGATGGATACTTAACTTTAGTCAATCAAGGTGTAGAAGCAGTTCTCACTCCAGAAGGCGCATTACCATTTTTCCAACGAAATCTACCGACAACACCCCTAGTTGCAGCCGTGCGGGAAAAAGGTGTAGTTGCTTGGATTGGTGCTTTTGGCGATCGCGGACGCAGTTATACTAATAGTCTATTTACCGTGAATAGCCAAGGCGAAATCACCAGCCGCTACGATAAATCCAAGTTAGTACCTTTAGGCGAATATATTCCCTTTGAGGGCTTTATTGGTGGTCTGGTACAACGGTTGTCACCCTTGGATGAACACCAAGTTCATGGTTCACCCAACCAAATTTTTGACACTCCATTCGGTCGGGCGATCGTCGGTATATGTTATGAGTCGGCCTTCCCGGAAGTATTTCGTAGTCAAGCCGCTACTGGTGGGCAATTTATCCTCAGTTCTTCCAACGATGCTCATTACAGTGCTGCTATGCCATTCCAGCACCATGCACAAGATATCATGAGGGCGATTGAAACAGATAGATGGTCAGCACGGGCAACAAATACAGGATATTCAGCTTTTGTTGATCCCCACGGTAGAACCTTGTGGATATCTGGATACAACACCTACGAAACTCATGCAGAAACTATCTATCGTCGTCAGACACAAACTTTATACGTGCGTTGGGGTGATTGGTTCACACCTTTATTAGTGGGGTTAAGCTTTTTAGGCTGGGGTCTAAATATCTTCTGGCGGAATGATGCCAACACGAAGTATAAACCAATATGA
- the gyrA gene encoding DNA topoisomerase (ATP-hydrolyzing) subunit A, with protein MTTSQERIIPTDLRNEMSRSYLEYAMSVIVGRALPDARDGLKPVHRRILYAMHELGLTHDRPFKKCARVVGEVLGKYHPHGDTAVYDALVRMAQDFSMRSPLVNGHGNFGSVDNDPPAAMRYTECRLQALTSSALLQDIESETVDFADNFDGSQQEPTVLPSRIPQLLLNGSSGIAVGMATNIPPHNLGELIDGVVAVIHNPEITDLQLMQYIHGPDFPTGAQILGMGAIKEAYTTGRGSITMRGVANIETIEHRGRPDREAIIITELPYQTNKAALIEKIAELVNEKRIEGIADIRDESDRDGMRIVIELKRDAYPRVVLNNLYKQTPLQANFGANMLALVNGEPQILTLKQFLNVFLDFRIESITRRTRYELRKAEERDHLLQGLLIALSHLDAIINLIRSASDTPTAKGELITTYMLSEVQADAILQMQLRRLTALEADKIRLEHEDLQTQIADLQDILARRERILEIIETEITQIKTSFATPRRTVITHAEGEIDERDLIANEKAIILLTQQGYIKRMPVNTFEAQSRATRGKAAAKVKDDDTIEHFLTCCDHDSVLFFSDRGVVYCLKAYQIPVSSRTSRGTPIVQLLPIPKEEKITSIVPVDEFTSEEYLVMLTKGGNIKKTELAAFSNIRANGLIAISLEEGDQLRWVRRARVEDSIIIGSRLGMAIHFRCTHEQLRPLGRATRGVKSMKLKKGDELVGMDILPAAILDTLNTEEPDIDDIETEDIETAVETTEVLETLENLEAVEVSSNASVGPWVLVITMGGYGKRVPVSQFRLQNRAGQGLMATKFKNRKTKDKLATLGIVNSDNEIMMVTNRGIIIRQAVNAISIQSRSATGVRVQRLDEDDAITGVAIVPPDTGDEEEAE; from the coding sequence ATGACAACCTCACAGGAGAGGATTATCCCGACGGATCTGCGGAACGAAATGTCCCGGTCTTATCTGGAATACGCCATGAGTGTGATAGTGGGTAGGGCGCTACCAGATGCCAGGGATGGTCTAAAACCTGTGCATCGTCGCATCCTCTACGCCATGCACGAATTGGGTTTAACCCACGATCGCCCGTTTAAAAAATGCGCCCGTGTGGTCGGGGAAGTGTTGGGTAAATATCACCCCCACGGCGACACAGCAGTATATGATGCCTTGGTGCGGATGGCGCAGGACTTTTCCATGCGATCGCCCCTAGTCAACGGACATGGTAACTTCGGTTCTGTAGATAACGACCCCCCGGCGGCAATGCGTTATACAGAATGTCGCCTACAAGCCTTAACCAGTTCCGCCCTCCTGCAAGACATCGAATCAGAAACAGTAGATTTTGCCGATAACTTCGACGGTTCCCAACAAGAACCCACAGTTTTGCCATCTCGCATTCCCCAGTTACTACTAAATGGTTCTTCGGGGATTGCTGTGGGTATGGCCACCAATATTCCGCCCCACAACTTAGGAGAATTAATTGATGGGGTGGTAGCAGTGATTCACAATCCAGAAATCACTGACTTGCAATTAATGCAATACATCCACGGGCCAGACTTCCCCACAGGAGCGCAAATTCTGGGGATGGGAGCGATTAAAGAAGCCTACACCACCGGACGCGGTTCCATCACCATGCGCGGTGTGGCCAATATCGAAACCATTGAACATCGGGGAAGACCAGACAGAGAAGCAATCATCATTACTGAGTTGCCATATCAAACCAACAAAGCCGCACTCATTGAGAAAATAGCGGAGTTGGTGAACGAAAAACGGATTGAAGGCATTGCAGATATCCGAGATGAAAGCGATCGCGACGGGATGCGAATTGTCATCGAACTCAAGCGCGATGCCTATCCCCGCGTAGTCCTCAATAACCTCTATAAGCAAACGCCTCTGCAAGCCAACTTCGGGGCCAATATGCTGGCCTTGGTGAATGGCGAACCCCAAATTCTCACCCTCAAACAATTCTTAAACGTCTTCCTCGATTTCCGCATCGAATCTATTACCAGACGCACCCGCTACGAACTGCGGAAAGCGGAAGAACGGGATCATCTTTTACAAGGGTTATTAATTGCCCTATCTCATTTAGATGCCATCATTAACTTGATTCGCAGTGCTTCCGATACACCCACAGCTAAAGGGGAGTTAATCACCACCTATATGCTTTCGGAAGTCCAAGCAGACGCAATTTTGCAGATGCAGTTGCGCCGTTTGACAGCCTTAGAAGCCGACAAAATCCGCCTAGAACACGAAGATTTACAAACCCAAATTGCCGACTTACAAGATATTTTGGCCCGGCGGGAACGGATACTGGAAATCATCGAAACCGAAATCACCCAAATCAAAACCAGTTTTGCCACACCCAGACGTACCGTAATTACCCACGCCGAAGGTGAAATAGATGAGCGTGACCTCATCGCCAACGAAAAAGCAATTATCCTCCTAACGCAACAAGGTTACATCAAACGGATGCCGGTCAACACCTTTGAAGCTCAAAGCCGTGCTACCAGAGGTAAAGCCGCCGCCAAAGTCAAAGACGATGATACCATTGAGCATTTCTTGACTTGTTGTGACCATGACAGCGTGCTATTTTTTAGCGATCGCGGTGTCGTCTATTGTCTCAAAGCCTATCAAATCCCCGTGAGTTCCCGCACCAGTAGGGGTACACCCATTGTCCAATTATTACCCATTCCCAAAGAAGAAAAAATCACTTCCATTGTCCCTGTGGATGAGTTTACCAGTGAAGAATATCTGGTCATGCTTACCAAAGGCGGCAACATCAAGAAAACCGAATTGGCAGCATTTAGTAATATCCGTGCCAATGGCTTGATTGCCATCTCCTTAGAAGAAGGCGACCAACTGCGATGGGTACGCCGCGCCAGAGTCGAGGATAGTATCATTATCGGTTCTCGTTTAGGTATGGCAATTCACTTTAGATGTACCCACGAGCAACTCCGTCCTTTAGGTAGGGCAACCCGTGGAGTAAAATCTATGAAACTGAAGAAAGGCGATGAACTGGTAGGGATGGATATTCTGCCGGCAGCAATTCTCGATACATTAAACACAGAAGAACCAGACATCGACGATATCGAAACAGAAGATATCGAAACCGCAGTAGAAACAACAGAAGTCTTAGAAACCTTAGAAAACTTAGAAGCTGTAGAAGTATCTAGTAATGCTAGTGTCGGCCCTTGGGTGTTAGTCATCACAATGGGAGGCTATGGCAAGCGCGTACCAGTCAGTCAATTCCGTCTGCAAAATCGTGCTGGACAAGGTTTGATGGCGACTAAATTCAAAAATCGCAAAACCAAAGACAAATTAGCCACCCTTGGTATCGTCAACAGCGATAACGAAATCATGATGGTGACCAATCGCGGCATCATTATACGCCAAGCTGTCAACGCAATTTCCATTCAATCGCGATCGGCAACAGGTGTTAGAGTCCAACGCCTGGACGAAGATGACGCAATTACTGGAGTAGCTATAGTTCCCCCCGACACTGGTGATGAGGAAGAAGCTGAATAA
- a CDS encoding mucoidy inhibitor MuiA family protein, giving the protein MVNPEETPSWRTTVHSQIVAVTVYSDKALVTRKGKVSLLGTERELVINSLPVTLETDSVRVSGTGTVGVRLLGVNCDRIYTTEPVAERAAHLNRQIQQLETEKRHLQAQVDALSLQAKFIEGLREKTEEPFAQSLSRKNLSLSETLDFLNFLGSQYSEYAIASGECKSQQQELDKQIQALRASLQMIQTPHPQESVSLIALIEAMGEGEFDLEVSYMVNHASWTPLYDLRLNSTNKTVNLSYLAEVNQNTGEDWLDVALTLSTAKPGLGTLPPKLKPWYIDAPTPQVWRSRRQLAASPSLPTISTTAVPSGAGIPAEEEAETADDSLISAENITAEVSKEGSIVTFKLHGGGNIPSDGTPHKITVFNDDYPCNFNYVAMPRLVSFAYLEANVKNSADGVTLLPGKANIFRDEMYVGITQLENVAPGQEFKLNLGIDEGLKIERDLVERQVDKKLIGNQRRTTYGYRLIITNLLNQETQLHLTEQLPVSRNEQIKVRLNRSNPPSQLGEMGILEWKLTIPPQVKQEVSYQFAVEHPPELTVVGLNI; this is encoded by the coding sequence GTGGTTAACCCAGAAGAAACACCATCTTGGCGAACAACAGTACACAGTCAGATTGTAGCGGTGACAGTCTACAGTGACAAAGCCTTAGTTACAAGGAAGGGTAAGGTTTCCTTGTTAGGAACAGAACGAGAATTAGTGATTAATTCACTGCCAGTAACTCTAGAAACTGATTCTGTCCGGGTTAGTGGTACAGGTACGGTAGGGGTGCGCTTGTTGGGAGTAAACTGCGATCGCATCTATACCACTGAACCTGTAGCCGAACGAGCCGCCCATTTAAATCGGCAAATTCAGCAATTAGAAACGGAAAAACGTCATCTGCAAGCCCAGGTAGATGCTTTATCTCTACAAGCTAAGTTTATTGAAGGTTTACGGGAAAAAACAGAAGAACCTTTTGCCCAAAGCCTATCGCGGAAAAATCTCAGCCTCAGCGAAACCCTAGACTTTCTCAACTTTTTAGGTAGCCAATACAGCGAATATGCGATCGCCTCTGGGGAATGTAAAAGCCAACAACAAGAATTAGACAAGCAAATACAAGCACTCCGCGCCTCTTTGCAGATGATCCAAACACCCCATCCCCAAGAAAGTGTGAGTTTGATTGCACTCATTGAAGCTATGGGAGAAGGTGAATTTGATTTGGAAGTGTCTTACATGGTGAATCATGCCAGTTGGACTCCCTTATATGACTTACGGTTAAATAGTACAAATAAGACCGTAAATTTGAGTTACCTTGCTGAAGTCAACCAAAATACCGGGGAAGATTGGCTAGATGTGGCGCTTACCCTATCTACAGCCAAACCAGGATTAGGTACACTACCCCCCAAACTCAAACCTTGGTATATTGACGCACCAACTCCTCAAGTATGGCGATCACGGCGACAATTAGCCGCCAGCCCTTCTTTACCTACCATATCAACTACAGCTGTTCCATCTGGGGCAGGAATTCCCGCAGAAGAGGAAGCAGAAACAGCCGATGATAGTTTGATTTCCGCAGAAAATATCACGGCGGAGGTATCCAAAGAAGGAAGTATCGTCACATTTAAACTTCATGGTGGTGGTAATATTCCTAGTGATGGCACACCTCATAAAATCACTGTCTTTAATGATGATTACCCTTGTAATTTTAATTATGTAGCAATGCCCCGATTGGTTAGTTTTGCGTATCTGGAAGCTAATGTGAAAAATAGTGCTGATGGCGTGACTTTATTACCTGGTAAAGCCAATATTTTCCGTGATGAAATGTATGTTGGTATCACTCAATTAGAAAATGTTGCCCCAGGACAAGAATTTAAACTTAATTTAGGCATTGACGAAGGTTTAAAAATTGAACGGGATCTAGTTGAGCGTCAAGTAGATAAAAAACTTATTGGTAATCAACGCCGCACTACATATGGTTATCGTCTCATAATTACTAACTTGCTCAATCAAGAAACTCAGTTGCACTTAACTGAACAATTGCCCGTAAGCCGCAATGAGCAAATTAAAGTCCGCCTCAATCGCAGCAACCCTCCCAGCCAACTAGGTGAAATGGGTATTTTAGAGTGGAAACTAACTATCCCACCCCAAGTAAAGCAAGAAGTATCTTATCAGTTTGCTGTTGAGCATCCGCCAGAGTTAACAGTTGTGGGATTAAATATTTAA
- a CDS encoding LysR family transcriptional regulator, whose protein sequence is MNQATLHQLKVFEAAARHGSFTRAAEELFLTQPTVSMQIKQLTKSVGLPLFEQVGKRLYLTEAGRELFATCRQIFETIAQFEMKVADLKGLKQGQLRLAVITTAKYFIPRLLGPFCQLYPGIDISLQVTNHERILERMMSNMDDLYIMSQVPEHLDVTSQPFLDNPLVVFAPANHPLAQEKNIPIQRLSNEPFIMREPGSGTRRAVQNLLEEQGISVKVKLELGSNEAIKQAIAGGLGISVLSRHTLLSDAAEFSILDVQHFPIKRTWYMVYPSGKQLSIVARTYYEYLLDAAKKFVEQTEQLNFPVPVPEYSVVE, encoded by the coding sequence TTGAACCAAGCAACGCTACACCAGTTGAAGGTGTTCGAGGCGGCGGCACGGCACGGTAGCTTTACTCGTGCTGCTGAGGAGTTATTTCTCACCCAACCTACCGTCTCTATGCAAATCAAACAGCTGACAAAATCTGTAGGTTTACCACTATTTGAGCAGGTGGGAAAGCGCCTATATTTGACCGAAGCAGGACGAGAATTATTCGCAACCTGTCGGCAAATATTTGAGACTATTGCCCAGTTTGAAATGAAAGTAGCTGATTTAAAAGGGCTAAAACAAGGGCAATTAAGATTAGCAGTAATCACCACTGCTAAATATTTTATTCCCCGCTTATTGGGGCCTTTTTGCCAACTTTATCCAGGCATTGACATTTCATTACAAGTCACGAACCACGAACGCATCCTAGAGCGGATGATGAGTAATATGGATGACTTGTATATTATGAGTCAAGTCCCAGAGCATTTGGATGTAACTAGTCAGCCATTTTTAGATAATCCTTTAGTAGTATTTGCTCCCGCAAATCATCCACTAGCACAAGAAAAAAATATTCCCATACAACGGTTGTCCAATGAACCCTTTATTATGCGGGAGCCAGGTTCGGGAACACGCCGTGCTGTACAAAATCTGCTGGAAGAACAAGGTATTTCCGTAAAAGTGAAGCTGGAATTAGGTAGTAATGAGGCAATCAAACAAGCGATCGCCGGTGGACTGGGAATTTCTGTTTTATCTCGACATACCCTATTGTCTGATGCCGCCGAATTCAGCATTCTGGACGTGCAGCACTTCCCCATTAAGCGGACTTGGTACATGGTTTACCCGTCTGGCAAACAGTTATCTATTGTGGCTCGTACCTACTACGAGTATTTGCTAGATGCAGCCAAAAAGTTTGTAGAGCAAACAGAGCAACTAAATTTCCCTGTTCCTGTGCCTGAGTATAGTGTAGTTGAGTAA
- a CDS encoding carbon dioxide-concentrating mechanism protein CcmK has product MYNQRSTNTNRTYRRQDDLRDTALGLVSTLSFPAIVGTADMMLKSAGVHLVGYEKIGSGHCTAIVRGGIADVRLAVESGVQTAEQFGQLVSSLVIPRPFPNLDVVLPITNRLSQLMEEGTYSRLSNQAIGLVETRGFPAMVGACDAMLKSADVQLASYEKIGAGLCTAIIRGSVANVAVAVEAGMFEAERIGELNAVMVIPRPLDELEQTLPIASCWIEHQQPLRLPVNIREQVAEREVLQLPDLAALPMKITEEVWNDE; this is encoded by the coding sequence ATGTATAATCAGCGATCTACTAACACAAACCGGACATATCGTCGTCAAGACGACCTCAGGGATACAGCCTTGGGGTTAGTCTCTACTCTTAGTTTTCCGGCGATCGTCGGCACAGCTGACATGATGTTGAAATCAGCTGGGGTTCACCTGGTTGGTTATGAAAAAATTGGTAGTGGTCACTGTACGGCGATCGTCCGGGGTGGAATTGCTGATGTTCGTTTGGCTGTAGAATCCGGTGTGCAAACTGCTGAACAGTTTGGACAACTGGTTTCTAGCTTGGTGATTCCCCGACCTTTTCCTAATCTTGATGTCGTGTTGCCCATTACTAACCGCCTGAGCCAGTTAATGGAGGAAGGTACATACAGCCGCTTGAGTAACCAAGCCATTGGTTTAGTAGAAACGCGGGGCTTTCCAGCAATGGTAGGTGCTTGTGATGCCATGCTTAAATCGGCTGATGTCCAATTGGCATCCTATGAAAAAATTGGTGCAGGCTTGTGTACAGCCATTATTCGTGGGTCTGTTGCTAACGTCGCAGTTGCAGTGGAAGCAGGAATGTTTGAGGCTGAACGAATTGGGGAACTGAACGCAGTGATGGTAATTCCTCGCCCACTAGATGAATTGGAGCAAACCTTGCCGATCGCTAGTTGTTGGATAGAGCATCAGCAACCGTTGAGATTGCCGGTGAACATTAGAGAGCAAGTTGCCGAAAGGGAAGTGTTACAGTTACCAGACTTAGCCGCTTTGCCTATGAAAATCACAGAAGAAGTATGGAACGATGAATGA
- a CDS encoding transferase yields the protein MSVPPLRLHNNFDSYISGEVTIHPSAVIAPGVILQAAANSKIIIGAGVCIGMGSILQVDEGTIEVEAGASLGAGFLMVGQGKIGTNACIGAATTLFNSSIPPALVVPPGSILGDTTRQLAATESPATSTNQVDEATQKPKENESKVITSTTLSASAFVEFKQHSVSVTEPPPSPENQSATVEENTTNGTDPNVTELSPEDSASDQSATESPNSFGTQIYGQGSIQRLLVTLFPHRQALNNPVSDDSSE from the coding sequence ATGTCTGTGCCGCCACTACGCCTCCACAACAACTTTGATTCCTACATTAGTGGCGAGGTGACAATTCATCCGAGTGCAGTAATTGCACCAGGGGTGATACTCCAAGCGGCTGCAAACAGCAAAATCATCATCGGGGCAGGAGTCTGTATTGGCATGGGGTCTATTCTCCAAGTGGATGAGGGAACCATAGAAGTAGAAGCAGGAGCCAGCTTAGGAGCAGGTTTTTTGATGGTTGGTCAAGGCAAAATTGGCACTAATGCTTGCATAGGTGCAGCCACAACATTATTTAACTCTTCTATTCCTCCAGCCTTAGTAGTGCCACCAGGTTCGATTTTAGGTGATACAACTCGGCAACTTGCCGCCACTGAATCACCAGCAACATCTACGAATCAGGTTGACGAGGCTACCCAAAAGCCTAAAGAAAATGAAAGTAAGGTGATTACCTCAACTACCCTTTCAGCATCAGCTTTTGTGGAATTTAAACAGCATTCAGTTTCTGTAACAGAACCCCCACCATCACCAGAGAATCAGTCTGCTACCGTAGAAGAAAATACTACTAATGGGACTGACCCTAATGTGACAGAACTTAGCCCAGAAGATTCAGCATCGGATCAATCTGCCACTGAATCCCCTAATAGCTTCGGGACTCAAATTTATGGGCAAGGGAGCATCCAAAGACTTTTGGTGACATTGTTTCCTCATAGACAAGCCCTAAATAACCCTGTCTCTGACGATAGTTCTGAGTAA